From a single Georhizobium profundi genomic region:
- a CDS encoding MBL fold metallo-hydrolase produces the protein MKERLVLLGTKGGPAIRPLPHGGSGPWPTSSLLEIGGRRIIIDCGLGVTRGLVDAGVRLAELDLIFITHLHSDHVLELGPLIHTAWTAGLKTPVTVHGPAGTADYFAGFLASMRFDIELRIADEGRPDLPDLICIIEFSEGAVLEEDGLSVRALRVDHPPVTDCFALRFETDDTRIVFSADTAYFAPLATFARGADILVHEAMLAAGVDRLVARTGNGDRLKQHLMASHTMAEDAGRIATMADVGHLVLHHLIPADDPEFSEADWLAAVAETWDGRITIGQDGLEIALPAAKAEIGRESA, from the coding sequence GTGAAGGAGCGCCTCGTTCTTCTGGGCACGAAAGGCGGTCCTGCCATCCGCCCGTTGCCCCACGGCGGCAGCGGGCCATGGCCGACGTCATCCCTGCTTGAGATTGGGGGGCGACGGATCATCATCGACTGCGGCCTCGGCGTCACGCGTGGTCTGGTCGATGCCGGCGTCCGGCTGGCCGAACTCGATCTGATCTTCATCACCCATCTGCACTCCGATCATGTTCTGGAACTCGGCCCGCTCATCCACACGGCCTGGACAGCGGGGCTGAAGACGCCTGTGACGGTCCATGGTCCGGCGGGTACTGCCGATTATTTTGCCGGCTTCCTCGCGTCCATGCGGTTCGACATCGAGCTCAGGATCGCGGACGAGGGGCGACCGGATCTTCCTGACCTCATCTGCATCATCGAGTTTTCCGAGGGTGCCGTGCTCGAAGAGGATGGGCTGAGCGTGAGGGCGCTCAGAGTCGACCATCCGCCGGTGACCGATTGCTTCGCGTTGCGCTTCGAGACCGACGATACGCGGATCGTCTTTTCGGCCGACACAGCCTACTTTGCCCCGCTTGCCACCTTCGCCCGTGGCGCCGATATCCTTGTCCATGAAGCCATGCTGGCGGCTGGCGTCGACCGGCTCGTCGCGCGTACCGGCAATGGTGATCGGCTGAAGCAGCATCTGATGGCAAGCCACACGATGGCGGAGGATGCTGGCCGCATCGCCACTATGGCCGATGTTGGTCACCTCGTTCTGCATCATCTCATCCCGGCGGACGACCCGGAATTTTCCGAAGCCGACTGGCTGGCGGCAGTCGCCGAGACGTGGGACGGTCGCATCACCATAGGCCAAGACGGCCTGGAGATCGCACTGCCGGCCGCAAAGGCCGAAATCGGGAGAGAGAGCGCATGA
- a CDS encoding fumarylacetoacetate hydrolase family protein, translating into MKLATLKDRTRDGRLVVVSKDLTLCSEVGHIARTLQAALDDWAHVAPRLKRVYDGMMTGSQPTMRFHEHDAQSPLPRAYQWADGSAYVNHVELVRKARGAEMPASFWEDPLIYQGGSDSFLPPRDPIRMADEAYGIDMEGEIAVIVDDVPMGASIDEARAAIRLVMLVNDVSLRGLIPGELAKGFGFFQSKPSSAFSPVAVTPDDLGDAWDGGKLHLPLSVDLNGKPFGRADAGKDMTFDFPQLIAHAAKTRPLSAGTIIGSGTVSNKLDGAPGKPVGEGGVGYSCIAEIRMIETIAGGKPLTPFMKFGDTVRIEMKDKTGHSIFGAIEQTVEKYEKE; encoded by the coding sequence ATGAAACTGGCAACCCTGAAGGACCGCACACGGGACGGCCGGCTGGTCGTGGTGTCGAAGGATCTGACGCTGTGTTCGGAGGTCGGCCATATTGCGCGCACGCTGCAGGCCGCGCTCGACGATTGGGCGCATGTCGCCCCCCGTCTCAAGCGCGTATACGATGGCATGATGACCGGGTCGCAGCCCACCATGCGTTTCCACGAGCATGATGCGCAGTCGCCGCTGCCGCGCGCCTACCAGTGGGCGGATGGTTCGGCCTACGTCAATCACGTCGAACTGGTACGCAAGGCCCGGGGCGCCGAGATGCCGGCAAGCTTCTGGGAAGACCCGCTGATTTACCAGGGAGGATCCGACAGCTTCCTGCCACCGCGCGATCCGATCCGCATGGCGGACGAAGCCTACGGCATCGACATGGAAGGCGAGATCGCCGTCATCGTCGACGACGTGCCGATGGGGGCATCTATCGATGAAGCCCGCGCGGCGATAAGGCTCGTGATGCTCGTCAACGACGTCTCGTTGCGCGGCCTTATCCCCGGCGAACTGGCGAAAGGCTTCGGCTTCTTCCAGTCCAAGCCGTCCTCCGCCTTTTCTCCCGTCGCCGTGACGCCCGACGATCTGGGCGACGCGTGGGACGGCGGCAAGCTGCATCTTCCGCTTTCGGTCGATCTCAATGGCAAGCCCTTCGGCCGGGCCGATGCCGGCAAGGACATGACTTTTGATTTCCCTCAACTGATCGCCCATGCTGCGAAGACCCGGCCCTTGTCGGCCGGCACGATCATCGGTTCCGGTACCGTTTCCAACAAGCTCGATGGTGCGCCAGGCAAGCCGGTCGGCGAGGGCGGGGTCGGATATTCCTGCATCGCGGAAATCCGCATGATCGAAACGATTGCCGGCGGCAAGCCGCTGACGCCGTTCATGAAATTCGGCGATACGGTCCGCATCGAAATGAAAGACAAGACCGGTCACTCGATCTTCGGAGCGATCGAACAGACGGTCGAGAAATACGAGAAGGAATAG
- a CDS encoding MBL fold metallo-hydrolase produces MAKAFASQGDMADKKISFTEVGRDLWAFTAEGDPNTGVIIGDDSVMIVDAQATPRLANMVVEKVRSVTDKPIKHVVLTHYHAVRVLGASAYAASEIIMSDKARAMVVERGQEDWDSEFERFPRLFQGHESIPGLTWPTQTFAGRMTVYLGTRRVDLMHLGRAHTAGDIVAHVPDANVMFTGDIVEYHSACYCGDGHFGDWGGTLNAIKAFDVDAIAPGRGDALVGKALVGEAIENTRDFVDSTYRPAKRIAARGGSLKETWDAVRADCDPKFASYAIYEHCLPFNVARAYDEARGIDTPRIWTAERDKAMWNALQA; encoded by the coding sequence ATGGCAAAAGCGTTCGCGTCGCAAGGCGACATGGCTGACAAGAAGATCTCGTTCACCGAGGTGGGCCGGGATCTCTGGGCATTCACCGCTGAAGGCGATCCCAATACGGGCGTGATCATCGGTGACGACAGCGTCATGATCGTCGATGCGCAGGCGACGCCGCGGCTGGCCAACATGGTCGTCGAAAAGGTTCGCTCCGTCACCGACAAGCCGATTAAGCATGTGGTGCTGACGCATTACCACGCGGTGCGGGTGCTCGGTGCCTCGGCCTACGCGGCCTCCGAAATCATCATGTCGGACAAGGCGCGCGCGATGGTGGTCGAGCGCGGCCAGGAAGACTGGGATTCGGAATTCGAACGCTTTCCCCGGTTATTCCAGGGCCATGAGAGCATCCCGGGCCTCACCTGGCCGACGCAGACTTTCGCGGGCCGTATGACGGTCTATCTCGGCACGCGCCGCGTCGATCTCATGCATCTCGGCCGTGCGCACACCGCCGGCGACATCGTCGCCCATGTGCCGGACGCCAATGTGATGTTTACCGGCGACATCGTCGAATATCACTCGGCCTGCTACTGCGGGGATGGCCATTTCGGTGACTGGGGCGGCACGCTCAACGCCATCAAGGCCTTCGATGTCGACGCGATCGCGCCCGGCCGCGGCGATGCGCTTGTTGGAAAGGCGCTCGTGGGCGAGGCGATCGAGAACACACGCGATTTCGTCGACAGCACTTACCGTCCGGCAAAGCGCATCGCCGCACGTGGTGGCTCGCTGAAAGAGACGTGGGATGCGGTGCGCGCCGACTGCGATCCGAAATTCGCCAGCTACGCCATCTACGAGCACTGCCTCCCGTTCAACGTCGCCCGCGCCTATGACGAGGCCCGCGGCATCGACACGCCGCGTATTTGGACGGCCGAACGCGACAAGGCGATGTGGAACGCGCTGCAAGCCTGA
- a CDS encoding type II toxin-antitoxin system VapC family toxin encodes MTAYLADTHVLIWALDGSDELSEQHTAILNSDALIFVSIASLWEIAIKTALGKLEAPPRLNEKIESAGFSILPIELAHIEALKDLPQHHRDPFDRLLIAQAKTVGLTILTADRQLKRYTVDIA; translated from the coding sequence GTGACCGCCTATCTGGCGGATACTCATGTCCTGATCTGGGCGCTTGATGGATCGGATGAGCTTTCCGAACAGCATACGGCGATCCTGAATTCCGACGCGTTGATCTTCGTCAGCATCGCTTCGCTTTGGGAAATCGCGATCAAGACTGCGCTGGGAAAGCTTGAGGCGCCGCCAAGGCTGAACGAAAAGATCGAGAGCGCCGGCTTCTCCATTCTGCCGATCGAGCTGGCGCATATCGAAGCTCTGAAAGACCTGCCGCAGCATCATCGCGATCCCTTCGATCGGCTTCTCATCGCCCAGGCAAAGACGGTTGGCTTGACCATTCTGACGGCTGACAGGCAGCTCAAGCGATATACGGTGGATATCGCTTGA
- a CDS encoding type II toxin-antitoxin system Phd/YefM family antitoxin, with translation MNVTVAEMKANLSEILRKAAAGEDIVVTRHGKPYVKVSAEKPVERLPRIGAFKGQFKIAEDFDVLGPEWDEYIK, from the coding sequence ATGAACGTCACCGTTGCGGAAATGAAGGCGAATTTGTCCGAAATCCTGCGCAAGGCAGCCGCCGGCGAAGACATCGTCGTGACGCGGCATGGCAAGCCGTATGTGAAGGTCAGCGCGGAGAAGCCGGTGGAACGTCTGCCGAGGATCGGTGCGTTCAAGGGCCAGTTCAAAATCGCAGAAGATTTCGATGTGCTTGGTCCCGAATGGGACGAGTATATCAAGTGA
- a CDS encoding FAD-dependent oxidoreductase, translating into MPSFTHTPFEVTCPPELTAGAVPERYPVVIVGAGPIGLALAIDLALKGVASVVLDDNDVVSVGSRAICWAKRSLEIFDRLGVADRMLAKGVTWKVGRLFHRDRDVYNFDLLPEAGHKMPAFINLQQYYVEQYLVDRCRDFPDLIDLRFRNKVVALRQQGDGARLSVETPFGAYDLTADWLMACDGSRSALRDMMGLEFSGRLFEERFLIADIRLEDELFASGEAERHFWFEPPFHEGQSALLHKQPDNIYRIDLQLGWDADPVEEKQPERVLPRIRAIVGDRPFELDWVSVYTFQCRRLDRFVHGRVVFVGDSAHVVSPFGARGGNGGMHDVDNLGWKLAAVIQGKAPEALIESYNEERVHGADENIGHSSNATNFMTPKTAMERIFRDEVLRLAADAPFARRLVNSGRLSLPCSLEGLSLQTPCDTGAPVKPGTVLPDAPLLKGNRSTWLLNEIGGEFCLLTTERDRPMSHDLPMIQIAADASAGDDCLIDLDGHALRRLGQGFTYLVRPDQHIAAAFVAPSADDIATAHQRALGAGR; encoded by the coding sequence ATGCCGAGCTTCACCCACACGCCGTTCGAAGTCACTTGTCCGCCGGAGCTTACAGCCGGGGCGGTGCCCGAGCGGTACCCGGTCGTCATCGTCGGGGCAGGGCCGATCGGTCTGGCTCTCGCGATCGATCTCGCGCTGAAGGGCGTGGCTTCCGTCGTGCTTGACGACAACGACGTTGTATCGGTCGGTTCGCGGGCCATCTGCTGGGCTAAGCGGTCGCTGGAAATCTTCGATCGTCTCGGCGTGGCCGATCGCATGCTGGCGAAGGGCGTCACCTGGAAGGTCGGCCGGTTGTTTCACCGCGACCGCGACGTCTACAATTTCGATCTGCTGCCTGAAGCCGGGCACAAGATGCCGGCCTTCATCAACCTCCAGCAATATTACGTCGAGCAGTATCTCGTCGACCGGTGCCGGGACTTCCCGGATTTGATCGATCTGCGCTTCCGCAACAAGGTTGTGGCGCTGCGCCAGCAGGGCGATGGCGCGCGTCTTTCGGTCGAAACGCCTTTCGGCGCCTACGACCTGACCGCCGACTGGCTGATGGCTTGCGATGGCTCCAGGTCTGCGCTGCGCGACATGATGGGTCTGGAGTTCAGCGGCCGGCTGTTCGAAGAGCGCTTCCTCATCGCCGACATCCGATTGGAGGACGAGCTTTTTGCCTCCGGCGAGGCTGAGCGGCATTTCTGGTTCGAGCCTCCGTTTCACGAGGGGCAATCGGCACTACTCCACAAGCAGCCGGACAACATCTACCGCATCGACCTGCAACTTGGCTGGGATGCCGATCCCGTCGAAGAGAAACAACCGGAACGGGTGCTCCCGCGCATTCGCGCCATCGTCGGCGATAGGCCGTTCGAATTGGACTGGGTCTCTGTCTACACGTTCCAGTGCCGCCGGCTCGATCGGTTCGTGCATGGCCGTGTCGTCTTCGTCGGCGATAGCGCCCATGTGGTATCGCCCTTCGGAGCGCGCGGCGGCAATGGCGGCATGCACGACGTCGACAATCTCGGCTGGAAGCTTGCGGCGGTAATCCAGGGCAAGGCTCCGGAGGCGTTGATCGAGAGCTACAACGAAGAGCGTGTCCACGGCGCCGACGAAAACATTGGGCATTCCTCCAACGCGACCAATTTCATGACCCCGAAGACGGCGATGGAGCGCATCTTCCGCGATGAGGTCCTTCGGCTTGCGGCCGACGCGCCCTTTGCCCGGCGTCTCGTCAATTCCGGTCGGCTGTCGCTGCCCTGTTCGCTGGAAGGGCTGTCGCTGCAGACGCCGTGCGACACCGGCGCACCCGTCAAGCCGGGCACTGTTCTGCCCGATGCGCCGCTGCTCAAGGGCAACCGCTCGACCTGGCTGCTCAACGAGATCGGCGGCGAATTCTGCCTGCTGACAACGGAACGTGACAGGCCAATGTCGCACGACTTGCCGATGATCCAGATCGCGGCCGATGCTTCGGCAGGCGACGACTGCCTGATCGATCTGGACGGCCATGCGCTTAGGCGGCTCGGTCAGGGTTTCACCTACCTCGTTCGGCCGGACCAGCACATCGCGGCAGCGTTCGTCGCACCCAGCGCCGACGACATTGCCACTGCACATCAACGCGCGCTTGGAGCCGGCCGATGA
- a CDS encoding DUF2783 domain-containing protein: MTDILQDRLGPAGDRFYAELMAAQRALSNDEAQRFNARLILLMANTIGDGETLSALIREAARHKA, translated from the coding sequence ATGACCGACATTCTTCAAGACCGGCTGGGCCCCGCCGGCGATCGGTTCTATGCCGAGCTCATGGCGGCGCAACGGGCCCTCTCCAACGACGAAGCACAGCGCTTCAACGCCCGGCTCATTCTCCTGATGGCGAATACCATCGGCGATGGCGAGACGCTGTCTGCGCTGATCCGCGAGGCCGCGCGGCACAAGGCCTGA
- the mgrA gene encoding L-glyceraldehyde 3-phosphate reductase, which translates to MAWQPAENRYETMRYNRCGRSGLKLPAISLGLWHNFGDDTPHQTKRDICRRAFDLGITHFDLANNYGPPPGSAETAFGEILRTDFAGYRDQLIISSKAGYDMWPGPYGEWGSRKYVIASCDQSLKRMGLDYVDIFYSHRFDPETPLEETMMALDQIVRSGKALYAGISSYNAQRTREAAAILKDLGTPCLIHQPSYSMLNRWVEDDGLLDALDDLGIGSIVFSPLAQGMLTIKYLKGVPEDSRASQGKSLMPEFLNDKNLANIRALNEIAEKRGQTLAQMAIAWVLRGGRVTSALIGASRVSQVEDCVGALANLDFTDTELAEIDSYAREADINLWAASAERKGPARKKK; encoded by the coding sequence ATGGCATGGCAGCCGGCTGAAAACCGTTACGAAACGATGCGCTACAACCGTTGCGGCCGCAGCGGCTTGAAGCTCCCCGCGATCTCCCTCGGTCTCTGGCACAATTTCGGCGACGACACACCCCATCAGACCAAACGCGACATCTGCCGCCGCGCCTTCGATCTCGGCATCACCCATTTCGACCTCGCCAACAATTACGGCCCGCCGCCCGGATCGGCCGAAACGGCCTTTGGCGAAATCCTACGGACCGATTTTGCCGGCTACCGCGATCAACTCATCATCTCGTCCAAGGCTGGCTACGACATGTGGCCGGGGCCCTATGGCGAGTGGGGCAGCCGCAAATATGTGATTGCCTCCTGCGACCAGAGCCTGAAGCGGATGGGTCTCGACTATGTCGACATCTTCTATTCGCACCGCTTCGATCCGGAGACGCCGCTTGAAGAAACGATGATGGCGCTCGATCAGATCGTGCGTTCGGGCAAGGCCCTTTACGCGGGCATCTCGTCCTATAACGCCCAGCGAACGCGGGAAGCTGCGGCGATCCTCAAGGACCTCGGCACGCCGTGTCTCATCCACCAGCCGAGCTATTCGATGCTCAACCGCTGGGTCGAAGATGACGGCCTTCTCGATGCGCTCGACGATCTCGGCATCGGCTCGATCGTCTTCTCGCCGCTCGCCCAGGGCATGCTCACGATCAAGTATCTGAAGGGCGTGCCGGAGGATAGCCGTGCCAGCCAAGGCAAGTCCCTGATGCCGGAGTTCCTCAACGACAAGAACCTCGCCAATATCCGCGCGCTGAACGAGATCGCCGAGAAGCGCGGCCAGACGCTGGCACAAATGGCCATCGCCTGGGTTCTGCGCGGTGGCCGCGTCACCTCGGCGCTCATCGGCGCCAGCCGCGTGTCGCAGGTGGAAGATTGTGTCGGTGCGCTCGCCAATCTCGATTTCACCGACACTGAACTGGCCGAAATCGACAGTTACGCCCGTGAGGCCGACATCAATCTCTGGGCCGCATCGGCAGAGCGCAAAGGGCCTGCCCGTAAAAAGAAGTGA
- a CDS encoding HupE/UreJ family protein, translating to MRILTTLAAFALSTGAAFAHPGHGGHDNASFAYGFMHPLGGLDHLLAMIAVGFLAYLVADRTSSKRPLWLVPAAFVGAMAIGGVLGAFAFDLPLVELGIGLSIVAIGAAAAFGRQMPVAAAMALVGFFAIFHGHAHGTEMPQDSAGLAYGLGFMAATALLHAAGIAAGLGIGKLSRSQGVLAARAGGGVMALAGVAIVAGII from the coding sequence ATGCGCATATTGACCACACTTGCAGCCTTCGCGCTTTCGACCGGGGCGGCCTTTGCCCATCCCGGGCATGGCGGCCATGACAATGCAAGCTTCGCCTATGGTTTCATGCACCCGCTGGGCGGCCTAGATCACCTGCTTGCCATGATCGCCGTCGGCTTCCTGGCGTATTTGGTCGCTGACCGCACAAGTTCGAAACGGCCGCTCTGGCTCGTCCCGGCAGCCTTCGTCGGCGCCATGGCGATCGGCGGCGTTCTTGGCGCATTCGCGTTCGATCTGCCGCTCGTCGAACTCGGCATCGGCCTGTCGATCGTTGCCATCGGTGCAGCCGCCGCGTTCGGTCGCCAGATGCCGGTCGCAGCAGCCATGGCTCTCGTCGGCTTCTTCGCCATCTTCCACGGTCATGCGCACGGCACCGAAATGCCGCAGGACAGCGCAGGGCTCGCCTATGGCCTCGGCTTCATGGCTGCGACAGCTCTGCTCCATGCTGCAGGCATCGCAGCCGGTCTTGGTATCGGCAAGCTTTCGCGCTCGCAGGGCGTGCTTGCAGCGCGCGCCGGTGGCGGCGTGATGGCGCTTGCCGGTGTCGCCATCGTGGCCGGCATCATCTGA
- a CDS encoding zinc ABC transporter substrate-binding protein, whose protein sequence is MKSSALIASSAAAFMAATALTASPALALDGVVTSIKPIHSLVAGVMEGVDEPELLVKGAASPHTYTLRPSDAAMLQDAPLVFWVGPGLEPFLNQPLDTLSANARVVTLEQTEGMTRLEFREGGAFEAHDHGDHGDGHAHEEHAHDDHDHSHDDHDHGHDDHGNNEDHHHEQSHDHAEEAGAAHDHGHEDHAAHDHSSDDYAGHDHSGTDPHYWLDPENAKLMVGAIEAALADADPDNADTYRSNAEALTARIDELSTEIAATVEPVADRPFIVFHDAYHYFENRFGLQAAGAITISPEVAPGAERISELRQRVNELDAACVFAEPQFEPRIVNVVIEGTDAKAGVLDPEGAEIADGPDLYFELLRNMATSFATCLGEES, encoded by the coding sequence ATGAAATCTTCCGCACTCATCGCATCGTCGGCCGCCGCGTTCATGGCAGCGACTGCCCTGACAGCCTCCCCCGCCTTGGCGCTTGACGGTGTCGTTACGTCGATCAAGCCGATCCACTCGCTGGTCGCAGGCGTCATGGAAGGCGTGGACGAACCGGAACTTCTCGTCAAGGGCGCCGCGTCCCCACACACTTATACTCTGCGCCCATCGGATGCAGCCATGCTCCAGGACGCGCCGCTCGTGTTCTGGGTGGGTCCGGGGCTCGAGCCATTCCTCAATCAGCCGCTCGACACGTTGAGCGCCAATGCGCGCGTGGTGACGCTGGAACAGACTGAAGGCATGACGCGGCTTGAGTTCCGCGAAGGCGGCGCCTTCGAGGCTCATGATCACGGTGACCATGGCGATGGTCATGCCCATGAAGAGCACGCGCACGACGATCACGACCACAGCCATGACGATCATGATCACGGCCATGATGACCACGGCAACAACGAAGACCATCATCACGAGCAGAGCCACGATCACGCCGAGGAAGCAGGCGCTGCGCACGACCATGGCCACGAGGACCACGCGGCTCACGATCATTCCAGCGATGACTATGCCGGACACGATCATTCCGGCACGGATCCGCATTATTGGCTGGATCCCGAAAATGCCAAGCTGATGGTCGGCGCGATCGAGGCCGCTCTGGCCGATGCCGATCCGGACAACGCCGACACCTATCGCAGCAATGCAGAAGCGTTGACGGCACGGATCGACGAGCTGTCGACTGAAATCGCCGCGACCGTCGAACCGGTTGCCGATCGGCCCTTCATCGTCTTTCACGATGCCTACCACTATTTCGAGAACCGGTTCGGTCTCCAGGCTGCAGGCGCGATCACGATCAGCCCGGAAGTGGCGCCGGGTGCGGAACGCATCTCCGAACTGCGCCAGCGGGTCAACGAACTGGATGCCGCCTGCGTTTTTGCCGAGCCGCAATTTGAGCCCCGGATCGTCAATGTCGTGATCGAAGGCACAGATGCGAAGGCGGGCGTGCTGGATCCGGAAGGCGCGGAGATCGCCGACGGGCCTGATCTCTACTTCGAGCTTCTGCGCAACATGGCGACGTCGTTCGCGACATGTCTCGGCGAAGAAAGCTGA
- a CDS encoding metal ABC transporter ATP-binding protein, whose product MVQRTNLVEMSGVGVRRGGRWLVRGVDFTISPGEIVTLIGPNGSGKSTTAKTAIGLMKADEGTVSRKADLTIGYVPQKLAIDWTLPLSVRRLMTLTGNQPRAEIDQALEAVGIAHLADAEVQHLSGGEFQRALMARAMVRRPDLLILDEPVQGVDFSGEIELYDLIKQIRDRTGCGILLISHDLHVVMAETDTVICLNGHVCCRGAPEIVAKSPEYLQLFGARAASTLAVYSHHHDHTHLPDGRVKHADGSVTDHCHPDDGHHHDHAGEHHHHADAAPVAAHKHEDGHKGHHHAR is encoded by the coding sequence ATGGTGCAGCGGACAAACCTTGTGGAGATGAGCGGCGTCGGGGTCCGGCGCGGCGGGCGCTGGTTGGTGCGCGGCGTCGATTTCACCATTTCGCCCGGTGAGATCGTCACGCTGATCGGTCCGAACGGGTCCGGCAAGTCGACCACGGCCAAGACTGCCATCGGGTTGATGAAGGCGGACGAGGGCACTGTTTCCCGCAAAGCCGATCTGACCATCGGCTACGTGCCGCAGAAGCTCGCCATCGACTGGACGCTGCCCTTGTCCGTGCGGCGGCTGATGACGCTGACCGGAAACCAGCCTCGCGCCGAAATCGACCAAGCGCTCGAGGCTGTGGGCATTGCTCACCTGGCCGATGCCGAGGTCCAGCATCTCTCGGGCGGCGAGTTTCAGCGCGCACTGATGGCGCGGGCCATGGTGCGCCGCCCGGATCTCCTCATTCTCGACGAGCCGGTGCAGGGTGTCGATTTTTCCGGCGAGATCGAGCTTTACGACCTGATCAAGCAGATCCGCGATAGGACCGGCTGCGGCATTCTGCTGATTTCCCACGATCTGCATGTGGTGATGGCGGAAACCGATACGGTCATCTGCCTCAACGGCCATGTGTGCTGCCGCGGTGCGCCGGAGATCGTTGCGAAGAGCCCGGAATATCTGCAATTGTTCGGCGCGCGTGCTGCTTCGACCTTGGCAGTCTACAGTCATCACCACGACCACACCCATCTGCCCGACGGCCGGGTCAAGCATGCCGATGGTTCGGTCACGGACCATTGCCATCCCGATGACGGCCATCACCATGACCATGCCGGCGAGCATCATCATCATGCCGATGCCGCGCCGGTTGCGGCCCATAAGCATGAGGATGGGCACAAGGGGCATCACCATGCTCGATGA